Proteins co-encoded in one Pocillopora verrucosa isolate sample1 chromosome 1, ASM3666991v2, whole genome shotgun sequence genomic window:
- the LOC136277291 gene encoding uncharacterized protein isoform X1, whose product MGNKQTSQLEPIKLSPHNESLSKLFKELAEVTDGISSIRKEVFQNYFRSEVNEFDEPLFSLIALSGGCDRNAVQLGCDEFVNGFDVFLEKGATSAGRLELYFALFSDGQSTMSFTDLVEMFHISRSLAVVVAGTALQSPKPESQTIADVWARSIIGDDENTQVDCQTFCSWAKQNCPRVFDGIHCWMRKMLLQRGNSAAAATPEGFPAIPRVLDPIHSHSLLNTETLWILSTILPHCFIRGTPLTFNTGSLQSEVLEERIANPVERCKEWTLLYDSREHGQSLNRFKHHCMDYRGPTVALLKVGKEGLLIAAIDVEWRESSSSWGNSGCRIIQVRPKFRVLRAGPNLIFFNERARGLPSGIVLGQTSRPCVTLDADLTAAKLHYQMDLTPQTINKIEVWGCGGQELKAKQQKQQQWERKQAEKLQKVKRPGRWDENPDRAILDMAGVTTNHSQR is encoded by the exons ATGGGGAACAAGCAGACCTCCCAGCTAGAGCCAATCAAGCTATCACCACACAACGAAAGCCTTTCGAAATTATTTAAG GAACTTGCTGAAGTTACAGATGGAATATCATCCATAAGAAAAGAAGTATTTCAG aactACTTCAGATCTGAAGTAAATGAATTTGATGAGCCACTCTTCTCACTTATAGCATTAAGTGGAGGATGTGACAGGAATGCGGTGCAACTAGGATGTGATGAGTTTGTCAATGGATTTGATGTTTTCTTAGAAAAAG GAGCAACATCTGCAGGAAGATTAGAATTATACTTTGCACTGTTTAGTGATGGACAATCAACCATGTCATTTACAG ATCTGGTGGAGATGTTCCATATCTCACGATCTCTTGCTGTTGTTGTGGCTGGTACTGCCCTTCAGAGTCCTAAGCCTGAATCACAGACAATAGCAGATGTGTGGGCAAGGTCAATT attgGTGACGATGAAAACACTCAGGTAGACTGTCAAACATTTTGTAGCTGGGCCAAACAAAACTGCCCAAGAGTGTTTGATGGAATTCACTGCTGGATGAGGAAAATGCTCCTGCAAAGAGGAAATTCAGCTGCAGCAGCCACTCCAGAG GGATTTCCAGCAATACCACGCGTCTTAGATCCAATACACAGCCATTCCTTACTGAATACAGAAACCCTGTGGATTCTCTCTACCATCCTGCCACATTGCTTCATAAGAGGTACCCCTTTAACATTCAACACAGGCAGTCTCCAGTCAGAAGTCTTAGAAGAAAGAATTGCAAACCCTGTAGAGAGA TGTAAAGAATGGACCTTACTCTATGATAGTCGTGAACATGGTCAGAGTTTAAACAG gTTCAAGCATCACTGCATGGATTACCGTGGACCTACTGTCGCTCTGTTAAAGGTTGGAAAGGAAGGATTACTCATTGCAGCTATTGATGTCGAATGGAG GGAATCATCATCAAGCTGGGGAAATTCTGGATGTAGGATTATTCAAGTGAGACCCAAGTTTCGGGTGTTAAGAG CTGGTCCAAACTTGATCTTCTTTAACGAGAGGGCGAGAGGTTTGCCATCAGGGATAGTTCTGGGTCAGACTTCAAGGCCTTGTGTCACACTGGATGCTGATTTAACTGCTGCTAAACTTCATTATCAGATGGATTTGACGCCACAGACCATCAACAAAATAGAG GTTTGGGGATGTGGTGGACAGGAATTGaaagcaaaacagcaaaaacaacaacaatgggAACGAAAACAAGCAGAGAAACttcaaaag GTAAAGCGACCCGGGAGGTGGGATGAAAACCCAGACAGAGCGATTCTGGACATGGCCGGTGTCACTACAAACCACAGTCAACGATAA
- the LOC136277291 gene encoding uncharacterized protein isoform X2 → MGNKQTSQLEPIKLSPHNESLSKLFKNYFRSEVNEFDEPLFSLIALSGGCDRNAVQLGCDEFVNGFDVFLEKGATSAGRLELYFALFSDGQSTMSFTDLVEMFHISRSLAVVVAGTALQSPKPESQTIADVWARSIIGDDENTQVDCQTFCSWAKQNCPRVFDGIHCWMRKMLLQRGNSAAAATPEGFPAIPRVLDPIHSHSLLNTETLWILSTILPHCFIRGTPLTFNTGSLQSEVLEERIANPVERCKEWTLLYDSREHGQSLNRFKHHCMDYRGPTVALLKVGKEGLLIAAIDVEWRESSSSWGNSGCRIIQVRPKFRVLRAGPNLIFFNERARGLPSGIVLGQTSRPCVTLDADLTAAKLHYQMDLTPQTINKIEVWGCGGQELKAKQQKQQQWERKQAEKLQKVKRPGRWDENPDRAILDMAGVTTNHSQR, encoded by the exons ATGGGGAACAAGCAGACCTCCCAGCTAGAGCCAATCAAGCTATCACCACACAACGAAAGCCTTTCGAAATTATTTAAG aactACTTCAGATCTGAAGTAAATGAATTTGATGAGCCACTCTTCTCACTTATAGCATTAAGTGGAGGATGTGACAGGAATGCGGTGCAACTAGGATGTGATGAGTTTGTCAATGGATTTGATGTTTTCTTAGAAAAAG GAGCAACATCTGCAGGAAGATTAGAATTATACTTTGCACTGTTTAGTGATGGACAATCAACCATGTCATTTACAG ATCTGGTGGAGATGTTCCATATCTCACGATCTCTTGCTGTTGTTGTGGCTGGTACTGCCCTTCAGAGTCCTAAGCCTGAATCACAGACAATAGCAGATGTGTGGGCAAGGTCAATT attgGTGACGATGAAAACACTCAGGTAGACTGTCAAACATTTTGTAGCTGGGCCAAACAAAACTGCCCAAGAGTGTTTGATGGAATTCACTGCTGGATGAGGAAAATGCTCCTGCAAAGAGGAAATTCAGCTGCAGCAGCCACTCCAGAG GGATTTCCAGCAATACCACGCGTCTTAGATCCAATACACAGCCATTCCTTACTGAATACAGAAACCCTGTGGATTCTCTCTACCATCCTGCCACATTGCTTCATAAGAGGTACCCCTTTAACATTCAACACAGGCAGTCTCCAGTCAGAAGTCTTAGAAGAAAGAATTGCAAACCCTGTAGAGAGA TGTAAAGAATGGACCTTACTCTATGATAGTCGTGAACATGGTCAGAGTTTAAACAG gTTCAAGCATCACTGCATGGATTACCGTGGACCTACTGTCGCTCTGTTAAAGGTTGGAAAGGAAGGATTACTCATTGCAGCTATTGATGTCGAATGGAG GGAATCATCATCAAGCTGGGGAAATTCTGGATGTAGGATTATTCAAGTGAGACCCAAGTTTCGGGTGTTAAGAG CTGGTCCAAACTTGATCTTCTTTAACGAGAGGGCGAGAGGTTTGCCATCAGGGATAGTTCTGGGTCAGACTTCAAGGCCTTGTGTCACACTGGATGCTGATTTAACTGCTGCTAAACTTCATTATCAGATGGATTTGACGCCACAGACCATCAACAAAATAGAG GTTTGGGGATGTGGTGGACAGGAATTGaaagcaaaacagcaaaaacaacaacaatgggAACGAAAACAAGCAGAGAAACttcaaaag GTAAAGCGACCCGGGAGGTGGGATGAAAACCCAGACAGAGCGATTCTGGACATGGCCGGTGTCACTACAAACCACAGTCAACGATAA
- the LOC131796963 gene encoding dymeclin-like, with amino-acid sequence MGAKPSSISDLQHNPVLQTFTGDTAIGEEDEFWQDILAFSFQAPYNSADARLLEEATEPICQRLVGNNLTTRNFVTLIKVFLKRIPDLKDSTKCDNSDFTSESYNAILLVRSFSKYFIEMLPNEEVIRHLGGSVVKSQSDQDVSGFSGQVLHCTDCGIIEDLICGLIDVIVNVPVSEVTYPIHVEAINTLLVMLSVQMFDSGASHSSIFYQVIMKGKCNSSANDLVRVLLKNFIKSEKTPAELTRVTNGGWFSGVWSWFGSQGTGEGDSSLMANQSLLLLLVLVNHCTQDKKKINPYRHALFYFTNRKLKENMMDQDNLDKEGDPPFTLHIGMLFSAICRDLHKDQTTLLLYLLLHRNSSVASFILSRTDIDNLVMPILKLLYNADNHNAHHIYMSLIILLILSQDENFNKSVHELVIPTIPWYTERVITNITLGGLLVLVVLRTIQYNMTKMRDKYLHTNCLATLANMSSQFHALHPYVTQRIVSLYALLSKKHAKVTELLKQAESGNQQQNANEAHNSDHLADLAILEEVIRMVLEIINSCVTNTLHHNPNLVYTLLHRRELFAQFRTHPTFQDIIQNIDTVLAFFSARLEQHPEQTLSVGVVLDVIKQGTLQWPRDRLKKFPELKFKYVEEEQPEEFFIPYVWSLVYKSSTLYWNPDHIQLFHPESDESGS; translated from the exons ATGGGGGCTAAACCCTCATCTATAAGCGATTTGCAACACAACCCTGTCCTCCAAACATTTACTGGAGACACAGCGATTGGGGAAGAAGACGAGTTTTGGCAAGATATCTTGGCGTTCTCGTTTCAAGCTCCCTACAACAG TGCTGATGCCAGATTGTTGGAGGAAGCTACAGAACCAATTTGTCAAAGGCTAG TTGGAAACAATTTAACAACAAGAAATTTTGTCACCCTTataaaagtgtttttgaaaagaatacCAGATTTGAAAGACAGTACAAAATGTGACAA CAGTGACTTCACATCGGAGAGCTACAATGCCATCCTTCTTGTTCgtagtttttcaaaatattttatagAGATGTTACCCAATGAAGAGGTTATCAGGCATTTAGGAGGCTCTGTAGTGAAATCTCAAAGTGACCAGGATGTGTCTGGCTTCTCTGGACAAGTGTTGCACTGCACAG ACTGTGGAATTATAGAGGATCTTATTTGTGGTCTTATTGATGTCATTGTCAATGTGCCTGTCAG TGAAGTGACATATCCCATTCATGTTGAAGCTATAAACACTCTGTTGGTCATGTTATCAGTTCAGATGTTTGACTCTGGTGCATCTCACAGTAGTATCTTCTATCAGGTTATCATGAAGGGAAAATG CAATTCAAGTGCAAATGACCTTGTCAGAGTTCTTTTAAAGAACTTCATCAAAAGTGAGAAAACGCCAGCAGAGCTTACAAGAGTTACCAATGGAGGCTGGTTTT cTGGTGTATGGTCATGGTTTGGCTCTCAAGGCACAGGTGAAGGTGACTCCTCCCTTATGGCAAATCAGAGCTTATTGTTGCTGCTTGTTCTTGTTAATCACTGCACGcaggacaagaaaaaaataaatccttaCAGACATGCACTGTTTTACTTCACAAATAGGAAACTCAAAg AAAACATGATGGACCAAGACAATTTGGATAAAGAGGGTGATCCTCCCTTTACGCTCCACATTGGGATGCTGTTCTCAGCAATCTGCAG AGATCTACATAAAGATCAAACAACACTTCTGTTGTATTTATTACTGCATCGCAATTCCAGTGTGGCATCTTTTATCCTGTCGAGGACAGATATTGATAACTTG GTGATGCCGATTCTAAAATTACTTTATAACGCTGATAATCACAATGCACATCATATTTATATGTCACTTATTATCCTGTTAATTCTGAGCCAGGACGAAAACTTCAACAAGTCAGTTCATGAGCTG GTTATTCCCACAATACCGTGGTATACAGAACGAGTTATTACAAATATTACCCTGGGGGGTCTACTAGTGTTAGTTGTGCTCAGAACGATACAATATAACATGACCAAAATGAGG GACAAATATCTGCATACTAACTGCCTGGCTACACTAGCCAATATGTCGTCACAGTTCCACGCGCTTCACCCATATGTTACACAAAGAATTGTCAG TTTGTACGCTCTACTGTCAAAGAAGCACGCTAAGGTGACAGAGCTGCTGAAACAAGCTGAAAGTGGCAACCAACAGCAAAATGCAAACGAAGCTCACAACAGCGACCAC CTGGCAGACCTTGCAATTCTTGAAGAAGTGATCCGTATGGTGTTGGAAATCATCAATTCGTGTGTTACCAACACACTTCATCATAATCCAAACCTGGTGTACACCTTACTCCACAGAAGAGAACTATTCGCTCAGTTTAGGACGCACCCAACCTTCCAAGATATTATACAGAATATAGACACG GTGTTGGCATTCTTCAGTGCCCGCCTGGAGCAGCACCCAGAGCAGACGCTGTCTGTTGGAGTGGTGCTCGATGTCATTAAACAAGGAACACTTCAGTGGCCTAGAGATAGACTCAAG AAATTTCCTGAGCTTAAGTTCAAATACGTGGAGGAAGAACAACCAGAGGAGTTTTTCATCCCATATGTCTGGTCCTTAGTTTACAAATCATCGACACTTTACTGGAACCCAGATCACATTCAACTCTTCCATCCTGAGTCTGACGAGTCTGGATCGTAG